A single window of Cheilinus undulatus linkage group 12, ASM1832078v1, whole genome shotgun sequence DNA harbors:
- the arhgap35b gene encoding rho GTPase-activating protein 35, which produces MMAKKQDARSPIYNLVVVGLSGTEKEKGQCGVGKSCLCNRYVRPSADDFYLDHTSVLSTSDFGGRVVNNDHFLFWGEVSRVLEEGPECRMHVVEQTEFIDDQTFQPHRSTAMQPYIKRAAATKLASAEKLMYFCTDQLGLEQDFEQKQMPEGKLQVDGFLLCVDVSRGMNRNFDDQLKFVTNLYGQLSKTKKPIVLVLTKCDEGVERYIKDAHTFAITKKSLPVVETSARSNINVDLAFLTLVQLIDKSRGKPKIIPYFEALKLQSQQIASAKDRYEWLINRIVKNHNETWINTSRRMNTSPEYKEYVFLEGTAKCKKLFQQHVYRLKQEHIERRRKIYLSTLPLALSSLVPDLDEIDQLSWSGVQKVLESKQHFAHWFVVLEDSPWEDTSHIDNMEDERIPSDLLETDEAEDIFNAHLEHLRNECRRAEMRLEFKQKLASSPFVTPGKPWEEARSFIMNEEFYQWLEEPEYLDLYNRHQKDIIDRAKEDFQELLLEYSELFYELEVDAKPSKEKMGAIQEVLGEEQRFKALQKLPAERDALVLKHIHFVYHPTKETCPSSPHCGDSKIEQILASRFPTCYPFFDLKAHFGDNKADRINLVILGKDGLAREFANEIRALCTNDDWYVLDGKMYELTLRPIEGNVRLPVNSFHTPTFTPHGCLCLYNSKESLSYVVESLERLRESTLGRRDSQLAQLPTSLLLVTKRGVGSYVDIGGETALNLITQGQQVARRLQCSFLDPASPGVGYGHNVNETQINQVLRGLLDIRRSTSFSSSSPPLIPEPSSLRDSPHQPAPEADLRIVMCLMCGDSYDIEQLLSPFLIHQHCRPMSNSGTSVLLEQTVGGHKLAIELSLLSYHASFTLRKSRLVHGYIAVYSVSRKASLETLCAFLCEVQDIIPVQLLAVGDSQAELTDSDYACEQLIQGEELAHEIEGRFNSVVCGSGGVVGGLHRIEMFHSFLMEVVEKRNIVEATHMYDNVAEACTNENVYSPRCSSPSPVTMFLDSEDDVEPSPPYYDGTLSSHSGGYNLPDLDSSDISVISDIRDFENKLNNKVPPQVRVKPGVTFDFRKVSRNPYIDTLGHRRSLPSAVTWVPGGDVGYDPSDYAEPIDAVSKPRPSNEEIIYSVPHDSTQGKIITIRNSNRMHSNGNGSDSEADSSSLERRRKFSAAGVKPRLYRDRSKRLGKFSSFRTSFIGSDDEMGALQKSKDDDYGTLKGESLVNEESEDPKKRNILKSLRRTAKKTRPKPRPTIPKPMESNYFGVPLVNVVSPDRPIPLFIEKCVRFIETTGLNTEGLYRVSGNKSEMESMQRQFEQDHGLDLVEKDFSINTVAGALKSFFSELPEPLVPCALQVDLLDAFKINDREQRLYTMKDVLRRFPRENYDVFKYVMSHLHKVSQLNRVNLMTSENLSICFWPTLMRPDFTTMDALTATRTYQTIIETFIHQCAFFFYNQPLLDSPTGLAGLPASPTTTLSGSSAYSCYRSSPPHTTAHFSPLQQSPPTTPQSPLQSLLPPLHQHPHSHHSPAEQETL; this is translated from the exons ATGATGGCAAAAAAGCAAGATGCTCGATCGCCCATTTACAACCTTGTTGTGGTGGGGTTGTCAGGAACTGAGAAAGAGAAGGGGCAATGTGGAGTTGGAAAGTCTTGCTTGTGTAATCGGTATGTGCGGCCCAGTGCTGACGACTTCTACCTGGATCACACATCAGTGTTAAGTACCAGTGACTTTGGGGGTCGAGTGGTTAATAATGATCACTTTCTGTTTTGGGGAGAGGTGTCACGGGTTTTGGAGGAGGGGCCTGAGTGCAGGATGCATGTTGTGGAGCAAACTGAATTTATTGATGACCAGACATTTCAGCCACATCGTAGCACTGCTATGCAGCCCTATATTAAACGGGCAGCTGCAACAAAGCTGGCCTCCGCAGAGAAGCTCATGTACTTCTGTACAGATCAGCTGGGCCTGGAGCAAGACTTTGAGCAGAAACAAATGCCCGAGGGCAAGTTGCAGGTTGATGGCTTCCTGCTTTGTGTTGATGTCAGCCGGGGCATGAACCGCAACTTTGATGACCAGCTGAAATTTGTCACAAATCTGTACGGTCAGCTTAGCAAGACCAAGAAGCCAATTGTTCTGGTCCTCACCAAATGTGATGAAGGAGTGGAACGCTACATCAAAGATGCGCATACATTTGCCATCACAAAAAAGAGTCTGCCTGTAGTTGAGACATCTGCACGTTCAAATATAAACGTGGACCTTGCCTTTCTCACATTGGTTCAGCTTATTGATAAGAGCAGGGGGAAGCCCAAGATCATTCCCTATTTTGAAGCCCTTAAACTCCAGAGTCAGCAGATAGCTTCAGCCAAGGATCGCTATGAATGGCTAATCAACCGTATAGTAAAGAATCACAATGAAACCTGGATAAACACCAGTCGACGCATGAACACCTCCCCAGAATACAAAGAATATGTTTTCCTGGAGGGAACAGCAAAATGCAAGAAGCTTTTTCAACAGCATGTCTACCGTCTGAAGCAGGAACATATTGAAAGGCGTCGCAAAATATACCTAAGCACTCTTCCCCTAGCACTTAGTTCTCTGGTGCCTGACCTGGATGAGATAGATCAGCTGAGCTGGTCTGGGGTACAGAAGGTCCTGGAGTCTAAGCAGCACTTTGCCCACTGGTTTGTTGTTCTGGAAGACTCGCCATGGGAAGATACATCTCACATTGATAACATGGAAGATGAGAGAATCCCTTCAGATCTACTGGAAACTGATGAAGCAGAGGATATATTCAATGCCCACTTGGAACATCTGCGCAATGAATGCAGACGGGCAGAGATGAGGCTGGAGTTTAAACAAAAATTAGCCTCCTCCCCCTTTGTCACACCAGGTAAACCATGGGAGGAGGCCCGCAGCTTTATCATGAATGAAGAGTTTTACCAGTGGCTTGAGGAGCCAGAGTACTTGGACCTGTACAACCGCCATCAGAAGGACATCATTGACCGTGCTAAGGAAGATTTTCAGGAGCTCTTACTGGAGTACTCAGAGCTTTTTTATGAGCTTGAGGTTGATGCCAAGCCAAGCAAAGAGAAAATGGGCGCAATCCAGGAGGTTTTAGGGGAAGAACAGCGATTCAAAGCACTACAGAAGCTACCAGCTGAAAGAGATGCTTTGGTATTGAAACATATCCACTTTGTCTATCACCCTACCAAGGAAACCTGCCCTAGCAGTCCTCACTGTGGAGACTCCAAGATTGAACAGATCTTAGCTTCACGTTTCCCCACATGTTACCCCTTTTTTGATTTGAAAGCTCATTTTGGAGACAACAAAGCTGACAGGATTAACCTTGTCATTCTAGGGAAGGATGGACTGGCCAGAGAATTTGCCAACGAGATTAGAGCACTCTGCACAAATGACGACTGGTACGTGTTGGACGGGAAGATGTATGAACTGACACTTCGGCCAATTGAAGGAAATGTACGCCTTCCAGTAAATTCTTTCCACACCCCCACTTTCACCCCTCATGGATGCTTGTGTCTGTATAACTCAAAAGAGTCTCTTTCCTATGTGGTCGAAAGCCTTGAGCGACTTAGGGAATCAACTCTGGGACGAAGGGATAGCCAACTGGCACAACTGCCAACATCTCTTCTCTTGGTCACTAAACGGGGTGTAGGGTCATATGTGGACATAGGTGGAGAAACTGCCTTAAACCTTATAACACAGGGACAGCAAGTTGCAAGGAGACTACAGTGTAGCTTTTTAGACCCAGCCTCCCCTGGTGTGGGCTATGGTCATAATGTCAATGAGACTCAAATCAACCAGGTGCTGAGAGGCCTTCTGGATATTAGAAGGAGCACATCTTTTAGTAGCAGCTCTCCTCCCCTCATCCCTGAGCCTTCAAGTCTAAGAGACTCTCCCCATCAACCAGCCCCTGAGGCAGACCTTCGCATAGTTATGTGCTTAATGTGTGGAGACTCTTATGACATTGAGCAGCTCTTGTCCCCTTTCCTTATACATCAGCATTGCAGGCCCATGTCCAATAGTGGCACCTCCGTATTGCTGGAACAGACAGTTGGTGGACACAAGCTGGCGATAGAGCTCTCACTGCTCTCATACCACGCCTCCTTCACTTTGCGGAAGAGCAGGCTAGTACATGGCTACATTGCTGTGTACTCCGTCTCACGAAAAGCCTCACTGGAGACCCTTTGTGCCTTCTTATGTGAGGTTCAGGACATCATCCCAGTTCAGCTGTTGGCAGTGGGAGATAGCCAAGCAGAGCTCACTGACAGCGACTACGCTTGTGAACAGCTGATTCAAGGGGAAGAGCTTGCCCACGAGATTGAAGGTCGTTTCAATAGTGTGGTCTGTGGATCTGGGGGAGTGGTTGGAGGCCTGCACAGGATAGAAATGTTCCATTCTTTCTTGATGGAGGTGGTCGAGAAACGCAACATTGTTGAGGCCACGCACATGTATGATAATGTTGCTGAAGCATGCACCAATGAAAATGTGTACTCCCCACGCTGCAGTTCTCCCAGTCCTGTCACCATGTTTCTGGATTCAGAAGACGATGTAGAGCCATCCCCACCATACTATGACGGCACACTTTCTTCTCACAGTGGGGGCTACAACTTGCCTGACTTAGATTCTAGTGACATCTCTGTCATTTCTGATATCAGAGACTTTGAAAACAAACTTAACAACAAAGTACCCCCTCAAGTGAGAGTGAAACCTGGCGTCACTTTCGACTTTCGAAAGGTGAGCCGCAATCCATATATCGATACATTAGGCCATCGTCGCTCACTGCCCTCTGCTGTCACCTGGGTTCCTGGTGGAGATGTGGGATATGATCCCTCAGACTATGCCGAACCCATTGATGCTGTTTCAAAACCCCGCCCAAGCAACGAAGAGATCATCTACTCAGTTCCACATGACAGTACGCAAGGCAAAATCATCACCATTCGCAACTCCAACAGGATGCACTCTAATGGAAATGGCTCAGACAGTGAAGCAGACAGCAGCTCTCTGGAGAGAAGGAGGaagttttcagcagcaggggtAAAGCCTCGTCTTTACCGCGACCGCTCCAAGCGGCTTGGCAAATTCAGCAGTTTCCGCACAAGCTTTATAGGCAGCGACGATGAGATGGGTGCTCTTCAGAAGTCCAAGGACGATGACTATGGGACACTGAAAGGTGAAAGTCTTGTGAATGAGGAGAGTGAAGACCCAAAAAAGAGGAATATCCTGAAGAGCCTGAGACGAACGGCCAAG AAAACAAGACCAAAGCCCCGTCCAACTATTCCCAAGCCCATGGAGAGTAATTACTTTGGAGTCCCCCTTGTGAATGTGGTATCCCCAGACAGACCTATCCCACTCTTCATCGAGAAGTGTGTCCGCTTCATTGAGACTACag GCCTGAATACAGAGGGGTTGTACCGCGTGAGCGGCAACAAGTCAGAGATGGAAAGCATGCAGAGGCAGTTTGAGCAGG ACCACGGATTAGACCTAGTGGAGAAAGACTTCTCCATAAACACTGTGGCTGGAGCCCTCAAAAGCTTCTTCTCTGAGCTGCCGGAGCCCCTGGTGCCTTGTGCTCTGCAGGTGGACCTACTGGATGCTTTCA AAATCAATGACAGAGAACAGAGGCTGTATACCATGAAGGATGTCCTGAGGAGGTTCCCCAGGGAGAATTATGATGTCTTCAAATATGTAATGAGCCACTTACACAA GGTGAGCCAGCTGAACAGGGTGAACTTGATGACCAGTGAAAACTTGTCCATCTGTTTCTGGCCCACTCTCATGAGGCCAGACTTCACCACTATGGACGCTCTGACTGCCACACGCACCTACCAGACAATCATCGAGACCTTCATCCACCAGTGTGCATTCTTCTTCTACAACCAGCCCCTCCTTGATTCCCCCACTGGCCTGGCGGGTCTCCCTGCCTCGCCCACCACCACCCTCAGCGGGAGTTCTGCTTACTCTTGTTACCGCTCCTCCCCTCCCCACACCACCGCACACTTCAGCCCTCTGCAGCAGTCCCCGCCCACCACCCCCCAGTCTCCCCTGCAGTCTCTGCTCCCTCCCCTCCACCAGCACCCCCACTCCCACCACTCGCCTGCCGAACAAGAGACACTGTGA